The genomic segment AAAATTGTGACGGCTGTTTATAAGTTCAGGGACCAGACGGGCCAGTACAAGCCTTCCGACAATGGCGCGAATTGGTCGACCGCTGTTACACAGGGGGCTACCACGATTTTGATCCGGGTGCTGGAGGAATCGGGCTGGTTTATTCCCATCGAACGTGAAAATATTTCCAATTTATTGAATGAAAGGAAGATCATCCGATCGAGCCGGGCGCAATATGAGAAGAACGAGGATGTGCTGCTACCCCCCTTGTTGTTTGCCGGTGTTATCCTGGAGGGTGGCATCATCTCTTACGAGACCAACGTGCTAACGGGTGGGTCCGGGGTGCGTTATATGGGTATCTCGTTGTCCGGACAGTACCGCGAAGACCGGGTGAGTATTTACATCCGGGCGGTGTCTACGTCCAACGGCCAGGTGCTGAAGACGGTCTACACAACCAAGTCGATCTTGTCGCAGGAGGTGTCGGCGGGGGTATTCAAATATGTTTCTGCCAAGCGTCTGCTGGAGGCGGAGACGGGATTCACCTACAATGAACCTACCGAGATCTGTATCACAGAGGCCATCGAGAAGGCGGTGGAGAGCCTGATTATTGAAGGGGTGAAGGGACGGCTGTGGTCGCTGAAGTCGCCGGCCGATTCTGCTTCGGTGGCATTTGCCAATTACGAGCATGAGAAAGATATGGCGTATCAGCTGGATCCTATCGGCCGGAACCTGGATGCAGAGAGGCGTGGCTGGCTTTCGGTGGGTGCCCAGGCTGGTACAGGTTACTACTCGGGCGATTTCTCTAACGACGAGGTCCGGCCCAAGGTTTCGCTTACGTTGGGCGTGGCGCTGAACCGCTACTTCTCGCTTGATTCCGAATGGGGTTTCCGGAACTTGCGAGTGCCGGGGGTGGTGAACGATCATTCTTATTTTGGCGATCTTTCACTGCGCTATGTGTTGCTGCCCTTCGAACGTTTCTCGCCCTTTGTACTGTTGGGCGGTGGATATGATTATAACAGCGACGGGGTGGGATTGTCTGCCAGAAAGTACCTGCCCAAATTGAATGGTGCGCTGGGTATAGAATACATGGTTGGCAAGAAATGCGGACTTACGTTATCGTCTGGTGTGAATTATTACCTGGACGACCGTTTCGACGGGAGTAGTGTTGGCAAACGGAATGACCTGAATTGGGGTGTCTCGTTGGGTGTTAGGTTATATTTTTTGAACATGAAGTAATATAGTTTGGTATGAATAAGTATATATATGTGGGATGCCTGTTGTTTATTTCTGCCTGCTTCGGGTGCGAATCGGATAAGTTGGATGTACTGAATTACGGGACCATCGAAGGACAGGTGCTGGATGGGGAGAGTTATCAACCACTCTCGGGAGTTATGATAAGTACCACGCCTGCCAGTATTACGTTACTGACCGACGCGGAGGGGCGCTTTTCTATCCCGAAGGTGAAGGAGGGTGATATCGAGGTGAACCTGAAACGGAAGGATTATATTGCCAATTCGCTGAAGGTGGCGGTGTACGAGAATGAAGTGACGAATATGAATTTCCTGATTTTCAAGGATTACAACGAAACGGGAAATATATCTATTTATGATCCGGTACCGGGCAACGGTGCAGTGGATCAGCATCTGGCCATTACCCTGAAATGGAATGTGGAGGGTAAAAAGGCCGGTGTAGAGCTGTTGTATAGTATCTACCTGTTTGAATCGAATTCGACGGTGCAGAATTTATTGAGTGAGGATGTGATCTTGAAGGAGGTGGTGACCGACAATCTGAAGCCTAACACTACCTACTATTGGTATGTGGTGGCCAAACATGAAGGGAACCGGGTGGCAAATAGTCCGACCTGGACTTTTAAAACGGGTGAAAAATAGTTTTTTACTACATTCCTGGGTTTTTTTATTGAAGGGGCCTTTTCATTTGGTGAAAGAGGCTCCTTTTTTGTTCTTTAGAATATCGGTTTCTCTATTAAGTAAGATTGTGATCTTTTTCCTTTATGCAGGATGTTCAAATAATGGGAGCTGATGCTCTGCATTCTATTCTTAATAAAAAATTGAAAAATAATGAAGTTATATTGTTTTTTTTACTATATTGTTGCCATATTAACTTCCTTATTTTAAAGGTGGTAAAGGCTTTTGGAACACTATTTTATTTGAACATTAGTTGGGTATGAACACGAAACGGTATTGGGACAATCTTGATTTGCCGAATGATGATTTTGCATTGATTCAGATCAGTTCGGTCAGATTATTGGAGAGCGGGGTGTTGAGTAGCAGATCTCGCTTGTTGGAGCTTAGAAATGCATTCAATGAGGAAAAATCTTCTGTACGGAAGACAAATTGGGGTGTTGCATTTGCTTTGTTGCTGAT from the Macellibacteroides fermentans genome contains:
- a CDS encoding CsgG/HfaB family protein; the protein is MNKKNRPLKAFFLLVALFLSACGTYMQQPLEPRRASLGPESPAKRILLDLPEPKEKIVTAVYKFRDQTGQYKPSDNGANWSTAVTQGATTILIRVLEESGWFIPIERENISNLLNERKIIRSSRAQYEKNEDVLLPPLLFAGVILEGGIISYETNVLTGGSGVRYMGISLSGQYREDRVSIYIRAVSTSNGQVLKTVYTTKSILSQEVSAGVFKYVSAKRLLEAETGFTYNEPTEICITEAIEKAVESLIIEGVKGRLWSLKSPADSASVAFANYEHEKDMAYQLDPIGRNLDAERRGWLSVGAQAGTGYYSGDFSNDEVRPKVSLTLGVALNRYFSLDSEWGFRNLRVPGVVNDHSYFGDLSLRYVLLPFERFSPFVLLGGGYDYNSDGVGLSARKYLPKLNGALGIEYMVGKKCGLTLSSGVNYYLDDRFDGSSVGKRNDLNWGVSLGVRLYFLNMK
- a CDS encoding carboxypeptidase-like regulatory domain-containing protein, producing MNKYIYVGCLLFISACFGCESDKLDVLNYGTIEGQVLDGESYQPLSGVMISTTPASITLLTDAEGRFSIPKVKEGDIEVNLKRKDYIANSLKVAVYENEVTNMNFLIFKDYNETGNISIYDPVPGNGAVDQHLAITLKWNVEGKKAGVELLYSIYLFESNSTVQNLLSEDVILKEVVTDNLKPNTTYYWYVVAKHEGNRVANSPTWTFKTGEK